The window GTTTCCAAGCTCCAGGATCTTGTAACCCTTCGCACCGAAGCCCGCCAGAAACCCCAGGATCTGTTCTTGCTGACCCGACAGCTCCTCGCCGAATACGGCGTCGCAGTGACGGTGGAGGGCAAGCTGGTGCGGTTGGCGACGGGAGCGACATCCAACTCGGCGTCGCCACCCCTGATCTTCAGTGGAAATGCCCTTCCCCAGGTACCTGCATCCCACCGCCCCGTCTTCCAGCTAATTGAACTGGATGTCGTGCGCAGCGGCGATGCGGCGCGCTGGCTCAGCACGATCTTCGGGCAGGACATCAAGGTGCTGGACGAATCCGGCCGCAACTCGATCGTCGTCAGCGGCAAGCCCGAACAGGTTCGCCAAGCCGTCGAGGCATTGCGGGTCTTCGACCGCCCCTTGATGCGGGGCAGGCTCAGCATGCGCCTGGAACCGGCATTCCTCAGCGCCGAACAGTTGTCGGATCGCTTGGTGGACGTACTGAATGTGCAAGGCTATGGCGCAAATCGAAGCGTGGGCTCGCCCTCGAGCATCATCGCCCTGCCCATTGCAGCAACCAATTCCGTACTGATCTTCGCCAGCACCCAGAAAGCGCTCGACTATGCGGTGTCCTGGGCACGCGAGCTGGACAAGCCCAGCAAACAAGCCGGCGCCCAGTCTCTGTTCTATTACCAGGTGAAGAACACCAAAGCCTCCGACATCGCGAATGTCTTGTCCGGTGGCCGAGTAAACTCCCCTGCCAGCGCAGACACATCTGCAGCCGGCGCTGCACCCGCGCCAACCAACCCGAACACGACGCCGCAATCATCTTCAGGCATGAAGGGCTTCTTGCAGGTGGATGAACCGCGCAATGCCTTGATCTATCAAGGCGAGCCCGCGCAATGGGAGCGGATGCTGACCCTGATCCGGCAGATGGACAAAGCCCCGCGCCAAGTGATGATCGAAGTGACCATCGCCGAAATCACACTCAGCAACACCACTGACGTCGGCCTCAACTGGTTTGCCTTACACGGCTTCGGTCGCTTCAACGGCAAGCTTTGGTCCGGCTCCGGCGCCGGCGGCACGGAGCCGGTTGCGGTCGGCTCTGGCCTGACTTGGCTGCTGAGCGATGCCGCAGGACAAAACCGCGCCGTACTCAAAGCGATGGCCCAGGACAGCCGCGTCAATATCCTGTCCACTCCGCGCCTGATGGTCAAAAGCGGCAGCGAAGCCTCCATGGACGTGGGCGACGAGATCCCGACCGTCTCCATGACCACGACTTCGGGCCAGCAGACCGGTGGCTCGTCCAATCTGCTCCAGTCGATCCAGTACCGAAAGACCGGCGTTCTCCTGAAGATCAAGCCTACCGTCTACTCGGACAACAGAGTGGACATCGACCTTTCCCAGGAAGTGAGCAAGGCAAGCGACGACGCCCCCTCACAATCCACCGCCGCGTCCGCCGCTTCGCCCACCATCAGGAATCGCGTACTCAACACGTCGCTCACCCTCAAGGATGGCGAGACGATCATCATGGGTGGCCTGATGAGCAGCGACAATAGCGACGGCAATACCGGTGTGCCCTTGGTCAAGGACATCCCCCTGCTTGGCAATCTGTTCAAGAGCAGGAAGAAGGTGACCGAAAAGAAGGAGCTTGTGCTAGTCATTGTTCCCTACATCGTCGAGAACGATGAGCATGCGGCAGCGGTCAGCCAGGCAA is drawn from Thermomonas brevis and contains these coding sequences:
- a CDS encoding secretin N-terminal domain-containing protein — protein: MIVHRRLLVSLAAFGTALLAGCATPPPFRVPTGLDVPAKEQIAAEQELDSSGDLHRTLTQVETPRIEDLGPSAAGTQIHDALPPMGTTPVSVNVQNVPVPVFANEVFGNLLGLNMTMTPEVSKLQDLVTLRTEARQKPQDLFLLTRQLLAEYGVAVTVEGKLVRLATGATSNSASPPLIFSGNALPQVPASHRPVFQLIELDVVRSGDAARWLSTIFGQDIKVLDESGRNSIVVSGKPEQVRQAVEALRVFDRPLMRGRLSMRLEPAFLSAEQLSDRLVDVLNVQGYGANRSVGSPSSIIALPIAATNSVLIFASTQKALDYAVSWARELDKPSKQAGAQSLFYYQVKNTKASDIANVLSGGRVNSPASADTSAAGAAPAPTNPNTTPQSSSGMKGFLQVDEPRNALIYQGEPAQWERMLTLIRQMDKAPRQVMIEVTIAEITLSNTTDVGLNWFALHGFGRFNGKLWSGSGAGGTEPVAVGSGLTWLLSDAAGQNRAVLKAMAQDSRVNILSTPRLMVKSGSEASMDVGDEIPTVSMTTTSGQQTGGSSNLLQSIQYRKTGVLLKIKPTVYSDNRVDIDLSQEVSKASDDAPSQSTAASAASPTIRNRVLNTSLTLKDGETIIMGGLMSSDNSDGNTGVPLVKDIPLLGNLFKSRKKVTEKKELVLVIVPYIVENDEHAAAVSQAIMDRAEFLELEQFPKRAPANPETQTPPPRR